In Drosophila innubila isolate TH190305 chromosome 2R unlocalized genomic scaffold, UK_Dinn_1.0 1_C_2R, whole genome shotgun sequence, the following are encoded in one genomic region:
- the LOC117784957 gene encoding uncharacterized protein LOC117784957 isoform X5 has translation MYRNIMQRALELTKLDVSFEFEPSVLNCERTNTGRSKLATLMHWLRQWHEKPPEPLQCDYMERCSALSGIPGTPTTSTSFTLPSMPYEVDLPQPLVDRSVSLMRWNSASGNSTNSSLIRLQQQLQPLQQQQQQQQQQQQQQQHQQQQHAYFYQQQQQQQTCSPTSTLLTAAAAATRQGHFGGGGTVGTTRAEPISLATLDRDCFIIPVHSVERFLPAGIPLPALNAEGKATSPLSVLEVSDPKLCILVHLMSPLEAIDPVMESPLSHPLLKQRAIAAELLTEVQQANTAVGGMILANMEKIAEFPFISYYLINTMQTDPSNFYSSLRVSSLSKFEPKALKYTAAHTLDLYSEVASICRPPLVLPSNEAGSFKKSQTPATGYIISVFKVFEGDDGERFEKNWLYWTGARMLYRYLPRAAGLRRIALHKSTSQKGDKMYLLVCECADLLKDISLAAFLIPALRARLCGYTGLYRPIQTF, from the exons ATGTATCGAAACATCATGCAGCGTGCTTTGGAATTAACCAAGTTGGATGTCAGTTTTGAGTTTGAGCCAAGTGTGCTTAATTGCGAGAGAACCAACACAGGACGCAGCAAATTGGCCACATTGATGCACTGGCTCCGTCAGTGGCACGAGAAGCCGCCGGAGCCACTTCAATGTGACTATATGG AACGATGTAGCGCACTATCGGGCATACCCGGTACCCCGACCACATCCACGTCCTTTACACTGCCATCCATGCCATATGAAGTGGACTTACCGCAGCCGCTCGTCGATCGATCCGTCTCTCTAATGCGTTGGAACAGCGCCAGCGGCAACAGCACAAATAGCAGTCTCATCCGactgcagcaacagttgcagccgctacagcaacagcagcaacagcagcaacagcaacagcaacagcagcaacatcaacagcagcaacacgcCTACTtctaccaacaacagcagcaacaacaaacatgcaGTCCGACGAGCACTTTGCTTACAGCTGCCGCAGCGGCAACGCGGCAAG gtCATTTTGGTGGCGGTGGCACCGTGGGTACAACACGTGCTGAGCCCATCTCATTGGCAACTCTGGATCGAGATTGTTTCATCATTCCAGTGCATAGTGTCGAACGCTTTTTACCAGCCGGAATACCG TTACCCGCTTTGAATGCCGAGGGTAAAGCCACCAGTCCTCTAAGCGTGTTGGAAGTCTCAGATCCCAAATTGTGTATCCTTGTGCATCTTATGAGTCCCCTGGAAGCCATAGATCCCGTTATGGAGTCACCGCTCTCACATCCGCTGCTCAAGCAACGTGCAATTGCCGCAGAGCTTTTAACGGAGGTGCAACAGGCCAACACTGCCGTCGGCGGCATGATTTTAGCCAATATGGAGAAAA TAGCCGAATTTCCATTTATATCGTATTATCTGATTAATACGATGCAAACGGATCCATCGAATTTCTACTCCAGCCTGCGCGTCTCATCGCTCTCCAAATTCGAGCCCAAAGCTCTCAA ATACACTGCCGCCCATACCCTGGATCTTTATAGTGAGGTGGCTTCGATTTGTCGACCTCCGCTTGTGTTGCCCTCGAATGAAGCCGGCAGCTTTAAGAAATCACAGACGCCGGCCACGGGCTACATTATCAGCGTGTTCAAG gtCTTTGAGGGCGACGACGGCGAGCGATTCGAAAAGAATTGGCTGTATTGGACAGGAGCTCGCATGTTGTACAG ATATTTGCCACGTGCTGCGGGCTTGCGACGAATTGCACTGCATAAAAGTACCTCACAGAAGGGCGATAAAATGTATCTGTTGGTTTGCGAGTGTGCGGATCTGTTGAAAGATATATCATTGGCCGCCTTTTTGATACCTGCACTGCGAGCACGTCTCTGCGGCTATACAGGACTCTATCGACCAATTCAGACTTTCTAG
- the LOC117784957 gene encoding uncharacterized protein LOC117784957 isoform X1, with the protein MNLMFRKNFREGASKSGGGGGKLQSKANRTKRSRDMGLVQQPEEIHYRTHLFFSPNRPGYDVGEESIAERCSALSGIPGTPTTSTSFTLPSMPYEVDLPQPLVDRSVSLMRWNSASGNSTNSSLIRLQQQLQPLQQQQQQQQQQQQQQQHQQQQHAYFYQQQQQQQTCSPTSTLLTAAAAATRQGHFGGGGTVGTTRAEPISLATLDRDCFIIPVHSVERFLPAGIPLPALNAEGKATSPLSVLEVSDPKLCILVHLMSPLEAIDPVMESPLSHPLLKQRAIAAELLTEVQQANTAVGGMILANMEKIAEFPFISYYLINTMQTDPSNFYSSLRVSSLSKFEPKALKYTAAHTLDLYSEVASICRPPLVLPSNEAGSFKKSQTPATGYIISVFKVFEGDDGERFEKNWLYWTGARMLYRYLPRAAGLRRIALHKSTSQKGDKMYLLVCECADLLKDISLAAFLIPALRARLCGYTGLYRPIQTF; encoded by the exons atgaatttaatgtttCGCAAGAATTTTCGCGAGGGCGCCAGCAAATCGGGCGGCGGTGGCGGCAAACTTCAATCGAAGGCGAACCGCACAAAGCGATCCAGAGATATGGGTCTGGTCCAGCAGCCGGAGGAGATACACTATCGTACCCATCTATTTTTCTCACCCAATCGACCCGGCTATGACGTGGGCGAAG AATCCATTGCAGAACGATGTAGCGCACTATCGGGCATACCCGGTACCCCGACCACATCCACGTCCTTTACACTGCCATCCATGCCATATGAAGTGGACTTACCGCAGCCGCTCGTCGATCGATCCGTCTCTCTAATGCGTTGGAACAGCGCCAGCGGCAACAGCACAAATAGCAGTCTCATCCGactgcagcaacagttgcagccgctacagcaacagcagcaacagcagcaacagcaacagcaacagcagcaacatcaacagcagcaacacgcCTACTtctaccaacaacagcagcaacaacaaacatgcaGTCCGACGAGCACTTTGCTTACAGCTGCCGCAGCGGCAACGCGGCAAG gtCATTTTGGTGGCGGTGGCACCGTGGGTACAACACGTGCTGAGCCCATCTCATTGGCAACTCTGGATCGAGATTGTTTCATCATTCCAGTGCATAGTGTCGAACGCTTTTTACCAGCCGGAATACCG TTACCCGCTTTGAATGCCGAGGGTAAAGCCACCAGTCCTCTAAGCGTGTTGGAAGTCTCAGATCCCAAATTGTGTATCCTTGTGCATCTTATGAGTCCCCTGGAAGCCATAGATCCCGTTATGGAGTCACCGCTCTCACATCCGCTGCTCAAGCAACGTGCAATTGCCGCAGAGCTTTTAACGGAGGTGCAACAGGCCAACACTGCCGTCGGCGGCATGATTTTAGCCAATATGGAGAAAA TAGCCGAATTTCCATTTATATCGTATTATCTGATTAATACGATGCAAACGGATCCATCGAATTTCTACTCCAGCCTGCGCGTCTCATCGCTCTCCAAATTCGAGCCCAAAGCTCTCAA ATACACTGCCGCCCATACCCTGGATCTTTATAGTGAGGTGGCTTCGATTTGTCGACCTCCGCTTGTGTTGCCCTCGAATGAAGCCGGCAGCTTTAAGAAATCACAGACGCCGGCCACGGGCTACATTATCAGCGTGTTCAAG gtCTTTGAGGGCGACGACGGCGAGCGATTCGAAAAGAATTGGCTGTATTGGACAGGAGCTCGCATGTTGTACAG ATATTTGCCACGTGCTGCGGGCTTGCGACGAATTGCACTGCATAAAAGTACCTCACAGAAGGGCGATAAAATGTATCTGTTGGTTTGCGAGTGTGCGGATCTGTTGAAAGATATATCATTGGCCGCCTTTTTGATACCTGCACTGCGAGCACGTCTCTGCGGCTATACAGGACTCTATCGACCAATTCAGACTTTCTAG
- the LOC117784957 gene encoding uncharacterized protein LOC117784957 isoform X4: protein MNLMFRKNFREGASKSGGGGGKLQSKANRTKRSRDMGLVQQPEEIHYRTHLFFSPNRPGYDVGEERCSALSGIPGTPTTSTSFTLPSMPYEVDLPQPLVDRSVSLMRWNSASGNSTNSSLIRLQQQLQPLQQQQQQQQQQQQQQQHQQQQHAYFYQQQQQQQTCSPTSTLLTAAAAATRQGHFGGGGTVGTTRAEPISLATLDRDCFIIPVHSVERFLPAGIPLPALNAEGKATSPLSVLEVSDPKLCILVHLMSPLEAIDPVMESPLSHPLLKQRAIAAELLTEVQQANTAVGGMILANMEKSSEFPFISYYLINTMQTDPSNFYSSLRVSSLSKFEPKALKYTAAHTLDLYSEVASICRPPLVLPSNEAGSFKKSQTPATGYIISVFKVFEGDDGERFEKNWLYWTGARMLYRYLPRAAGLRRIALHKSTSQKGDKMYLLVCECADLLKDISLAAFLIPALRARLCGYTGLYRPIQTF from the exons atgaatttaatgtttCGCAAGAATTTTCGCGAGGGCGCCAGCAAATCGGGCGGCGGTGGCGGCAAACTTCAATCGAAGGCGAACCGCACAAAGCGATCCAGAGATATGGGTCTGGTCCAGCAGCCGGAGGAGATACACTATCGTACCCATCTATTTTTCTCACCCAATCGACCCGGCTATGACGTGGGCGAAG AACGATGTAGCGCACTATCGGGCATACCCGGTACCCCGACCACATCCACGTCCTTTACACTGCCATCCATGCCATATGAAGTGGACTTACCGCAGCCGCTCGTCGATCGATCCGTCTCTCTAATGCGTTGGAACAGCGCCAGCGGCAACAGCACAAATAGCAGTCTCATCCGactgcagcaacagttgcagccgctacagcaacagcagcaacagcagcaacagcaacagcaacagcagcaacatcaacagcagcaacacgcCTACTtctaccaacaacagcagcaacaacaaacatgcaGTCCGACGAGCACTTTGCTTACAGCTGCCGCAGCGGCAACGCGGCAAG gtCATTTTGGTGGCGGTGGCACCGTGGGTACAACACGTGCTGAGCCCATCTCATTGGCAACTCTGGATCGAGATTGTTTCATCATTCCAGTGCATAGTGTCGAACGCTTTTTACCAGCCGGAATACCG TTACCCGCTTTGAATGCCGAGGGTAAAGCCACCAGTCCTCTAAGCGTGTTGGAAGTCTCAGATCCCAAATTGTGTATCCTTGTGCATCTTATGAGTCCCCTGGAAGCCATAGATCCCGTTATGGAGTCACCGCTCTCACATCCGCTGCTCAAGCAACGTGCAATTGCCGCAGAGCTTTTAACGGAGGTGCAACAGGCCAACACTGCCGTCGGCGGCATGATTTTAGCCAATATGGAGAAAAGCT CCGAATTTCCATTTATATCGTATTATCTGATTAATACGATGCAAACGGATCCATCGAATTTCTACTCCAGCCTGCGCGTCTCATCGCTCTCCAAATTCGAGCCCAAAGCTCTCAA ATACACTGCCGCCCATACCCTGGATCTTTATAGTGAGGTGGCTTCGATTTGTCGACCTCCGCTTGTGTTGCCCTCGAATGAAGCCGGCAGCTTTAAGAAATCACAGACGCCGGCCACGGGCTACATTATCAGCGTGTTCAAG gtCTTTGAGGGCGACGACGGCGAGCGATTCGAAAAGAATTGGCTGTATTGGACAGGAGCTCGCATGTTGTACAG ATATTTGCCACGTGCTGCGGGCTTGCGACGAATTGCACTGCATAAAAGTACCTCACAGAAGGGCGATAAAATGTATCTGTTGGTTTGCGAGTGTGCGGATCTGTTGAAAGATATATCATTGGCCGCCTTTTTGATACCTGCACTGCGAGCACGTCTCTGCGGCTATACAGGACTCTATCGACCAATTCAGACTTTCTAG
- the LOC117784957 gene encoding uncharacterized protein LOC117784957 isoform X3, producing MNLMFRKNFREGASKSGGGGGKLQSKANRTKRSRDMGLVQQPEEIHYRTHLFFSPNRPGYDVGEERCSALSGIPGTPTTSTSFTLPSMPYEVDLPQPLVDRSVSLMRWNSASGNSTNSSLIRLQQQLQPLQQQQQQQQQQQQQQQHQQQQHAYFYQQQQQQQTCSPTSTLLTAAAAATRQGHFGGGGTVGTTRAEPISLATLDRDCFIIPVHSVERFLPAGIPLPALNAEGKATSPLSVLEVSDPKLCILVHLMSPLEAIDPVMESPLSHPLLKQRAIAAELLTEVQQANTAVGGMILANMEKIAEFPFISYYLINTMQTDPSNFYSSLRVSSLSKFEPKALKYTAAHTLDLYSEVASICRPPLVLPSNEAGSFKKSQTPATGYIISVFKVFEGDDGERFEKNWLYWTGARMLYRYLPRAAGLRRIALHKSTSQKGDKMYLLVCECADLLKDISLAAFLIPALRARLCGYTGLYRPIQTF from the exons atgaatttaatgtttCGCAAGAATTTTCGCGAGGGCGCCAGCAAATCGGGCGGCGGTGGCGGCAAACTTCAATCGAAGGCGAACCGCACAAAGCGATCCAGAGATATGGGTCTGGTCCAGCAGCCGGAGGAGATACACTATCGTACCCATCTATTTTTCTCACCCAATCGACCCGGCTATGACGTGGGCGAAG AACGATGTAGCGCACTATCGGGCATACCCGGTACCCCGACCACATCCACGTCCTTTACACTGCCATCCATGCCATATGAAGTGGACTTACCGCAGCCGCTCGTCGATCGATCCGTCTCTCTAATGCGTTGGAACAGCGCCAGCGGCAACAGCACAAATAGCAGTCTCATCCGactgcagcaacagttgcagccgctacagcaacagcagcaacagcagcaacagcaacagcaacagcagcaacatcaacagcagcaacacgcCTACTtctaccaacaacagcagcaacaacaaacatgcaGTCCGACGAGCACTTTGCTTACAGCTGCCGCAGCGGCAACGCGGCAAG gtCATTTTGGTGGCGGTGGCACCGTGGGTACAACACGTGCTGAGCCCATCTCATTGGCAACTCTGGATCGAGATTGTTTCATCATTCCAGTGCATAGTGTCGAACGCTTTTTACCAGCCGGAATACCG TTACCCGCTTTGAATGCCGAGGGTAAAGCCACCAGTCCTCTAAGCGTGTTGGAAGTCTCAGATCCCAAATTGTGTATCCTTGTGCATCTTATGAGTCCCCTGGAAGCCATAGATCCCGTTATGGAGTCACCGCTCTCACATCCGCTGCTCAAGCAACGTGCAATTGCCGCAGAGCTTTTAACGGAGGTGCAACAGGCCAACACTGCCGTCGGCGGCATGATTTTAGCCAATATGGAGAAAA TAGCCGAATTTCCATTTATATCGTATTATCTGATTAATACGATGCAAACGGATCCATCGAATTTCTACTCCAGCCTGCGCGTCTCATCGCTCTCCAAATTCGAGCCCAAAGCTCTCAA ATACACTGCCGCCCATACCCTGGATCTTTATAGTGAGGTGGCTTCGATTTGTCGACCTCCGCTTGTGTTGCCCTCGAATGAAGCCGGCAGCTTTAAGAAATCACAGACGCCGGCCACGGGCTACATTATCAGCGTGTTCAAG gtCTTTGAGGGCGACGACGGCGAGCGATTCGAAAAGAATTGGCTGTATTGGACAGGAGCTCGCATGTTGTACAG ATATTTGCCACGTGCTGCGGGCTTGCGACGAATTGCACTGCATAAAAGTACCTCACAGAAGGGCGATAAAATGTATCTGTTGGTTTGCGAGTGTGCGGATCTGTTGAAAGATATATCATTGGCCGCCTTTTTGATACCTGCACTGCGAGCACGTCTCTGCGGCTATACAGGACTCTATCGACCAATTCAGACTTTCTAG
- the LOC117784957 gene encoding uncharacterized protein LOC117784957 isoform X2, with translation MYRNIMQRALELTKLDVSFEFEPSVLNCERTNTGRSKLATLMHWLRQWHEKPPEPLQCDYMESIAERCSALSGIPGTPTTSTSFTLPSMPYEVDLPQPLVDRSVSLMRWNSASGNSTNSSLIRLQQQLQPLQQQQQQQQQQQQQQQHQQQQHAYFYQQQQQQQTCSPTSTLLTAAAAATRQGHFGGGGTVGTTRAEPISLATLDRDCFIIPVHSVERFLPAGIPLPALNAEGKATSPLSVLEVSDPKLCILVHLMSPLEAIDPVMESPLSHPLLKQRAIAAELLTEVQQANTAVGGMILANMEKIAEFPFISYYLINTMQTDPSNFYSSLRVSSLSKFEPKALKYTAAHTLDLYSEVASICRPPLVLPSNEAGSFKKSQTPATGYIISVFKVFEGDDGERFEKNWLYWTGARMLYRYLPRAAGLRRIALHKSTSQKGDKMYLLVCECADLLKDISLAAFLIPALRARLCGYTGLYRPIQTF, from the exons ATGTATCGAAACATCATGCAGCGTGCTTTGGAATTAACCAAGTTGGATGTCAGTTTTGAGTTTGAGCCAAGTGTGCTTAATTGCGAGAGAACCAACACAGGACGCAGCAAATTGGCCACATTGATGCACTGGCTCCGTCAGTGGCACGAGAAGCCGCCGGAGCCACTTCAATGTGACTATATGG AATCCATTGCAGAACGATGTAGCGCACTATCGGGCATACCCGGTACCCCGACCACATCCACGTCCTTTACACTGCCATCCATGCCATATGAAGTGGACTTACCGCAGCCGCTCGTCGATCGATCCGTCTCTCTAATGCGTTGGAACAGCGCCAGCGGCAACAGCACAAATAGCAGTCTCATCCGactgcagcaacagttgcagccgctacagcaacagcagcaacagcagcaacagcaacagcaacagcagcaacatcaacagcagcaacacgcCTACTtctaccaacaacagcagcaacaacaaacatgcaGTCCGACGAGCACTTTGCTTACAGCTGCCGCAGCGGCAACGCGGCAAG gtCATTTTGGTGGCGGTGGCACCGTGGGTACAACACGTGCTGAGCCCATCTCATTGGCAACTCTGGATCGAGATTGTTTCATCATTCCAGTGCATAGTGTCGAACGCTTTTTACCAGCCGGAATACCG TTACCCGCTTTGAATGCCGAGGGTAAAGCCACCAGTCCTCTAAGCGTGTTGGAAGTCTCAGATCCCAAATTGTGTATCCTTGTGCATCTTATGAGTCCCCTGGAAGCCATAGATCCCGTTATGGAGTCACCGCTCTCACATCCGCTGCTCAAGCAACGTGCAATTGCCGCAGAGCTTTTAACGGAGGTGCAACAGGCCAACACTGCCGTCGGCGGCATGATTTTAGCCAATATGGAGAAAA TAGCCGAATTTCCATTTATATCGTATTATCTGATTAATACGATGCAAACGGATCCATCGAATTTCTACTCCAGCCTGCGCGTCTCATCGCTCTCCAAATTCGAGCCCAAAGCTCTCAA ATACACTGCCGCCCATACCCTGGATCTTTATAGTGAGGTGGCTTCGATTTGTCGACCTCCGCTTGTGTTGCCCTCGAATGAAGCCGGCAGCTTTAAGAAATCACAGACGCCGGCCACGGGCTACATTATCAGCGTGTTCAAG gtCTTTGAGGGCGACGACGGCGAGCGATTCGAAAAGAATTGGCTGTATTGGACAGGAGCTCGCATGTTGTACAG ATATTTGCCACGTGCTGCGGGCTTGCGACGAATTGCACTGCATAAAAGTACCTCACAGAAGGGCGATAAAATGTATCTGTTGGTTTGCGAGTGTGCGGATCTGTTGAAAGATATATCATTGGCCGCCTTTTTGATACCTGCACTGCGAGCACGTCTCTGCGGCTATACAGGACTCTATCGACCAATTCAGACTTTCTAG
- the LOC117784957 gene encoding uncharacterized protein LOC117784957 isoform X7, which yields MYRNIMQRALELTKLDVSFEFEPSVLNCERTNTGRSKLATLMHWLRQWHEKPPEPLQCDYMGHFGGGGTVGTTRAEPISLATLDRDCFIIPVHSVERFLPAGIPLPALNAEGKATSPLSVLEVSDPKLCILVHLMSPLEAIDPVMESPLSHPLLKQRAIAAELLTEVQQANTAVGGMILANMEKSSEFPFISYYLINTMQTDPSNFYSSLRVSSLSKFEPKALKYTAAHTLDLYSEVASICRPPLVLPSNEAGSFKKSQTPATGYIISVFKVFEGDDGERFEKNWLYWTGARMLYRYLPRAAGLRRIALHKSTSQKGDKMYLLVCECADLLKDISLAAFLIPALRARLCGYTGLYRPIQTF from the exons ATGTATCGAAACATCATGCAGCGTGCTTTGGAATTAACCAAGTTGGATGTCAGTTTTGAGTTTGAGCCAAGTGTGCTTAATTGCGAGAGAACCAACACAGGACGCAGCAAATTGGCCACATTGATGCACTGGCTCCGTCAGTGGCACGAGAAGCCGCCGGAGCCACTTCAATGTGACTATATGG gtCATTTTGGTGGCGGTGGCACCGTGGGTACAACACGTGCTGAGCCCATCTCATTGGCAACTCTGGATCGAGATTGTTTCATCATTCCAGTGCATAGTGTCGAACGCTTTTTACCAGCCGGAATACCG TTACCCGCTTTGAATGCCGAGGGTAAAGCCACCAGTCCTCTAAGCGTGTTGGAAGTCTCAGATCCCAAATTGTGTATCCTTGTGCATCTTATGAGTCCCCTGGAAGCCATAGATCCCGTTATGGAGTCACCGCTCTCACATCCGCTGCTCAAGCAACGTGCAATTGCCGCAGAGCTTTTAACGGAGGTGCAACAGGCCAACACTGCCGTCGGCGGCATGATTTTAGCCAATATGGAGAAAAGCT CCGAATTTCCATTTATATCGTATTATCTGATTAATACGATGCAAACGGATCCATCGAATTTCTACTCCAGCCTGCGCGTCTCATCGCTCTCCAAATTCGAGCCCAAAGCTCTCAA ATACACTGCCGCCCATACCCTGGATCTTTATAGTGAGGTGGCTTCGATTTGTCGACCTCCGCTTGTGTTGCCCTCGAATGAAGCCGGCAGCTTTAAGAAATCACAGACGCCGGCCACGGGCTACATTATCAGCGTGTTCAAG gtCTTTGAGGGCGACGACGGCGAGCGATTCGAAAAGAATTGGCTGTATTGGACAGGAGCTCGCATGTTGTACAG ATATTTGCCACGTGCTGCGGGCTTGCGACGAATTGCACTGCATAAAAGTACCTCACAGAAGGGCGATAAAATGTATCTGTTGGTTTGCGAGTGTGCGGATCTGTTGAAAGATATATCATTGGCCGCCTTTTTGATACCTGCACTGCGAGCACGTCTCTGCGGCTATACAGGACTCTATCGACCAATTCAGACTTTCTAG
- the LOC117784957 gene encoding uncharacterized protein LOC117784957 isoform X6, which produces MYRNIMQRALELTKLDVSFEFEPSVLNCERTNTGRSKLATLMHWLRQWHEKPPEPLQCDYMGHFGGGGTVGTTRAEPISLATLDRDCFIIPVHSVERFLPAGIPLPALNAEGKATSPLSVLEVSDPKLCILVHLMSPLEAIDPVMESPLSHPLLKQRAIAAELLTEVQQANTAVGGMILANMEKIAEFPFISYYLINTMQTDPSNFYSSLRVSSLSKFEPKALKYTAAHTLDLYSEVASICRPPLVLPSNEAGSFKKSQTPATGYIISVFKVFEGDDGERFEKNWLYWTGARMLYRYLPRAAGLRRIALHKSTSQKGDKMYLLVCECADLLKDISLAAFLIPALRARLCGYTGLYRPIQTF; this is translated from the exons ATGTATCGAAACATCATGCAGCGTGCTTTGGAATTAACCAAGTTGGATGTCAGTTTTGAGTTTGAGCCAAGTGTGCTTAATTGCGAGAGAACCAACACAGGACGCAGCAAATTGGCCACATTGATGCACTGGCTCCGTCAGTGGCACGAGAAGCCGCCGGAGCCACTTCAATGTGACTATATGG gtCATTTTGGTGGCGGTGGCACCGTGGGTACAACACGTGCTGAGCCCATCTCATTGGCAACTCTGGATCGAGATTGTTTCATCATTCCAGTGCATAGTGTCGAACGCTTTTTACCAGCCGGAATACCG TTACCCGCTTTGAATGCCGAGGGTAAAGCCACCAGTCCTCTAAGCGTGTTGGAAGTCTCAGATCCCAAATTGTGTATCCTTGTGCATCTTATGAGTCCCCTGGAAGCCATAGATCCCGTTATGGAGTCACCGCTCTCACATCCGCTGCTCAAGCAACGTGCAATTGCCGCAGAGCTTTTAACGGAGGTGCAACAGGCCAACACTGCCGTCGGCGGCATGATTTTAGCCAATATGGAGAAAA TAGCCGAATTTCCATTTATATCGTATTATCTGATTAATACGATGCAAACGGATCCATCGAATTTCTACTCCAGCCTGCGCGTCTCATCGCTCTCCAAATTCGAGCCCAAAGCTCTCAA ATACACTGCCGCCCATACCCTGGATCTTTATAGTGAGGTGGCTTCGATTTGTCGACCTCCGCTTGTGTTGCCCTCGAATGAAGCCGGCAGCTTTAAGAAATCACAGACGCCGGCCACGGGCTACATTATCAGCGTGTTCAAG gtCTTTGAGGGCGACGACGGCGAGCGATTCGAAAAGAATTGGCTGTATTGGACAGGAGCTCGCATGTTGTACAG ATATTTGCCACGTGCTGCGGGCTTGCGACGAATTGCACTGCATAAAAGTACCTCACAGAAGGGCGATAAAATGTATCTGTTGGTTTGCGAGTGTGCGGATCTGTTGAAAGATATATCATTGGCCGCCTTTTTGATACCTGCACTGCGAGCACGTCTCTGCGGCTATACAGGACTCTATCGACCAATTCAGACTTTCTAG